The Bacteroidales bacterium genome contains a region encoding:
- a CDS encoding T9SS type A sorting domain-containing protein translates to MKNLLFTLIMISSGYINAQIFIGESVQSSATERNNARLIAEDSNGDLHVVYYDNGIYYSFSDDAGETWTMPFFIDEIGRNPSIAFDNNNILHLVYKYGGINAYDIVHRTYDNISWSEKDIVYQNAVTTVSRPVIAVDSENNLHCVLQRAGYSSTPNSEIWYNKYTQGTGWQTPINISNSYGASEYPTLTIDNNDNIYVFWKDSGEDINNDKMVLYKKYTVGSGWDADYTNISNTTGNGSYATMDPCVVTDIDGNIHLIWKDSQTGTREIFYKKCIAGVWDINYTNISNTGLASLHPTISTDSLGNLHVFWAEKTDGIYLDIVYTKYDIELETWSGITNITNTENVDSDNPSSPSMCNKYLSVIWTEGEVNPFSIMYYGELFPLSINENNNTPNVNLFPNPTNGIFTIQNLKAFEKPLSIEITNVNGQVVYSYDDLKSSYEFQYQVDISEQPKGIYFVKIQTADFFKIKKIIIQ, encoded by the coding sequence ATGAAAAATTTATTATTTACCTTAATAATGATTAGCTCCGGATATATTAATGCACAGATCTTTATCGGAGAAAGTGTACAATCTTCTGCAACAGAAAGAAATAACGCAAGATTAATTGCCGAAGACAGCAACGGGGATTTACATGTTGTATATTACGATAACGGTATTTATTACTCATTTTCAGATGATGCCGGAGAAACATGGACAATGCCCTTTTTTATTGATGAAATTGGAAGAAACCCTTCCATAGCCTTTGACAACAACAATATTTTACATCTTGTTTATAAATACGGCGGAATAAATGCTTATGATATTGTTCACAGAACATATGATAACATAAGTTGGAGTGAAAAGGATATTGTTTATCAGAATGCTGTTACCACAGTTTCTCGACCTGTGATTGCTGTTGATTCTGAAAATAATTTACACTGTGTCTTACAAAGAGCCGGTTACAGTTCAACCCCCAACTCTGAAATATGGTATAACAAATATACACAGGGAACAGGTTGGCAAACACCGATAAACATAAGTAATTCATACGGAGCTTCCGAATATCCGACACTTACAATTGATAATAACGATAATATATACGTTTTTTGGAAAGATTCAGGCGAAGATATCAATAACGATAAAATGGTTCTTTACAAAAAATATACTGTCGGTTCAGGTTGGGATGCCGACTATACAAATATCAGTAACACAACAGGAAACGGAAGTTATGCAACAATGGACCCCTGCGTTGTAACTGATATTGACGGGAACATTCATCTGATTTGGAAAGACTCACAAACAGGAACAAGAGAAATATTTTATAAAAAATGCATTGCCGGAGTTTGGGATATTAATTATACAAATATCAGCAATACAGGCCTCGCATCTTTACACCCTACTATCTCAACTGACAGTCTTGGAAATTTACATGTTTTTTGGGCAGAAAAAACAGACGGTATATACCTTGATATTGTTTATACAAAATACGACATCGAACTTGAAACTTGGTCAGGAATTACAAATATTACTAATACCGAAAATGTTGATTCGGATAATCCGAGCAGCCCTTCTATGTGCAACAAATATCTGTCTGTAATTTGGACAGAAGGAGAAGTAAATCCTTTTTCGATTATGTATTACGGTGAGTTATTTCCGCTGAGTATTAATGAGAATAATAATACGCCTAATGTTAATTTATTTCCAAACCCGACAAACGGAATTTTTACAATACAAAATCTTAAAGCATTTGAAAAGCCTTTAAGCATTGAAATCACAAATGTAAACGGACAAGTTGTTTATTCATACGATGACTTAAAGTCATCGTATGAATTTCAATATCAGGTTGATATAAGCGAACAACCAAAAGGAATTTATTTTGTAAAAATTCAAACTGCTGATTTTTTTAAAATTAAAAAAATTATTATTCAATAA